A window of Nicotiana tabacum cultivar K326 chromosome 24, ASM71507v2, whole genome shotgun sequence contains these coding sequences:
- the LOC107806912 gene encoding uncharacterized protein LOC107806912: MEGLIPLVYKTIKRSRTRRRYECLSFGAANNSYNIENFYPNGFINSKHYEVTPSDKVAGGGELQAENNRHRLTQSLHVEYTGGVSPEISTPAKDKELVRFRSHRRMFSCVTGG; the protein is encoded by the coding sequence ATGGAAGGACTTATTCCATTAGTGTACAAGACAATTAAGAGGAGTAGAACTCGCCGGCGATATGAATGTCTCTCCTTTGGTGCTGCTAATAACAGCTATAATATTGAAAATTTCTATCCAAATGGTTTCATCAACAGTAAACATTATGAAGTGACTCCCAGTGATAAGGTGGCTGGTGGTGGTGAACTTCAGGCGGAGAACAACCGGCACCGACTAACACAGTCCCTCCACGTGGAATATACCGGTGGAGTTTCGCCGGAGATTAGCACTCCAGCGAAGGATAAAGAACTAGTGCGTTTCAGGAGCCACCGTAGAATGTTTTCATGTGTAACTGGTGGATGA